Proteins from a genomic interval of Scylla paramamosain isolate STU-SP2022 chromosome 26, ASM3559412v1, whole genome shotgun sequence:
- the LOC135113731 gene encoding D-amino-acid oxidase-like isoform X1, translating into MAGLQAMAQAGSGVRVAVVGAGVVGLTTATLIQEALPGASVTVIADKFGQETTSDGAAGIFRPGLQFRGDDEKLTRKWLADSYAYYKKLLEVKGTAETGVKKLSGYHFSNDYPNIVWNALLKPLLEEYRPCTEEELRAHGFKYGTFSTTLLTECRSYLPYLTRMFTERGGKLLRHHLDSLEELVGHFDIVCNCSGFGAKELCLDITVTPIRGQIFKVKAPWIKNFYYVDYDMYILPGLEAVTLGGTRNFDSYNAKVDKHDSTAIWERCVQAVPSIKDAEVLREWVGWRPYRPFVRVEKENMSFPSGKTLKVVHNYGHGGYGVMTAPGTSMHAVKLMLEMLPRQSKL; encoded by the exons CGATGGCACAGGCTGGCTCCGGAGTGCGGGTGGCGGTGGTCGGGGCGGGCGTGGTGGGCCTTACTACCGCCACGCTGATTCAGGAGGCGCTGCCGGGAGCCTCCGTCACCGTCATCGCGGACAAGTTCGGCCAGGAGACAACGAGTGACGGCGCGGCAGGCATATTCCGCCCCGGCCTGCAGTTCCGAGGGGACGACGAGAAGCTGACGCG GAAGTGGTTGGCAGATTCCTACGCTTACTACAAGAAACTCCTCGAGGTGAAGGGTACAGCAGAGACAGGCGTGAAGAAGCTATCCGGGTATCACTTCTCCAACGACTACCCCAATATTGTGTGG AATGCCCTGCTGAAGCCCCTGCTGGAAGAGTACCGGCCATGCACTGAGGAGGAATTGAGGGCGCACGGCTTTAAGTACGGGACCTTCTCAACAACACTGCTGACTGAGTGCCGCTCCTACCTGCCCTACCTGACCCGCAt GTTCACGGAGCGCGGCGGCAAGCTACTGAGGCACCACCTGGACAGTCTGGAGGAGCTGGTGGGCCACTTCGACATCGTGTGCAACTGTTCGGGCTTTGGCGCCAAGGAACTCTGCTTGGACATTACCGTGACCCCCATCAGAGGCCAGATCTTCAAG GTGAAAGCTCCCTGGATCAAGAACTTCTATTACGTGGATTATGACATGTACATTCTCCCGGGCCTGGAAGCCGTCACCCTGGGAGGCACGAGGAACTTCGACAGTTACAATGCCAAGGTGGACAAACACGACTCGACGGCAATATGGGAGCGCTGTGTCCAAGCAGTCCCCTCTATCAAGGACGCTGAG GTCCTGCGGGAGTGGGTTGGGTGGCGACCCTACCGCCCCTTCGTCAgggtggagaaggaaaacatgagCTTCCCTAGTGGCAAGACCCtcaag GTGGTGCACAACTACGGCCACGGCGGGTACGGGGTGATGACGGCCCCGGGCACATCCATGCACGCCGTCAAGCTGATGCTGGAGATGCTACCAAGACAGTCCAAGCTATAA
- the LOC135113731 gene encoding D-aspartate oxidase-like isoform X3 encodes MAGLQAMAQAGSGVRVAVVGAGVVGLTTATLIQEALPGASVTVIADKFGQETTSDGAAGIFRPGLQFRGDDEKLTRKWLADSYAYYKKLLEVKGTAETGVKKLSGYHFSNDYPNIVWNALLKPLLEEYRPCTEEELRAHGFKYGTFSTTLLTECRSYLPYLTRMFTERGGKLLRHHLDSLEELVGHFDIVCNCSGFGAKELCLDITVTPIRGQIFKVKAPWIKNFYYVDYDMYILPGLEAVTLGGTRNFDSYNAKVDKHDSTAIWERCVQAVPSIKDAEPVVAKSSLQLLPSLTLSM; translated from the exons CGATGGCACAGGCTGGCTCCGGAGTGCGGGTGGCGGTGGTCGGGGCGGGCGTGGTGGGCCTTACTACCGCCACGCTGATTCAGGAGGCGCTGCCGGGAGCCTCCGTCACCGTCATCGCGGACAAGTTCGGCCAGGAGACAACGAGTGACGGCGCGGCAGGCATATTCCGCCCCGGCCTGCAGTTCCGAGGGGACGACGAGAAGCTGACGCG GAAGTGGTTGGCAGATTCCTACGCTTACTACAAGAAACTCCTCGAGGTGAAGGGTACAGCAGAGACAGGCGTGAAGAAGCTATCCGGGTATCACTTCTCCAACGACTACCCCAATATTGTGTGG AATGCCCTGCTGAAGCCCCTGCTGGAAGAGTACCGGCCATGCACTGAGGAGGAATTGAGGGCGCACGGCTTTAAGTACGGGACCTTCTCAACAACACTGCTGACTGAGTGCCGCTCCTACCTGCCCTACCTGACCCGCAt GTTCACGGAGCGCGGCGGCAAGCTACTGAGGCACCACCTGGACAGTCTGGAGGAGCTGGTGGGCCACTTCGACATCGTGTGCAACTGTTCGGGCTTTGGCGCCAAGGAACTCTGCTTGGACATTACCGTGACCCCCATCAGAGGCCAGATCTTCAAG GTGAAAGCTCCCTGGATCAAGAACTTCTATTACGTGGATTATGACATGTACATTCTCCCGGGCCTGGAAGCCGTCACCCTGGGAGGCACGAGGAACTTCGACAGTTACAATGCCAAGGTGGACAAACACGACTCGACGGCAATATGGGAGCGCTGTGTCCAAGCAGTCCCCTCTATCAAGGACGCTGAG CCGGTTGTGGCCAAGTCATCCCTGCAGTTGCTTCCCTCACTGACCCTTTCCATGTAG
- the LOC135113732 gene encoding SPARC-like, whose amino-acid sequence MRLLWVLLVAVLVVGASANVTKKTHKKATTAEEKKHFEEIEKKLENLKELEEELERELEVVEEEEEEEEAEEEEEEAVTQDQEEEVTEEQEEEVTEDQEEEEQEEQETEEMSEEYQPQENPGDGCLGVYCGAGRMCVVNDNGDGECACINACDMEDDARRRVCSNYNETWMSDCELYRQRCLCEEEDPSCLDPENRHVHIEYYGECQQMPECVDEELEDFPRRMSEWLFHIMRDMAERHTLSEHYVRLEREAEEDPKKQWSYAVVWKWCELDSHPKDKTVSRHELFPIRAPLYTLENCVATFLDSCDTNDDHAITLREWATCTKLSEDDLEKFENFCEGMREE is encoded by the exons ATGAGGCTCCTGTGGGTGTtgctggtggcggtgctggtggtgggggCGTCAGCCAACGTTACAAAG AAGACCCACAAGAAGGCCACCACGGCAGAGGAGAAGAAGCACTTCGAGGAAATTGAAAAGAAGCTGGAGAATTTGAAGGAGCTggaagaagag CTTGAGAGAGAACTGGAggttgtggaggaagaggaggaggaggaggaggcagaggaggaggaggaggaggcggtgacgCAGGaccaagaagaggaggtgacggaggagcaagaggaggaagtgacggaggatcaagaggaggaggagcaggaggagcaagagacgGAGGAAATGTCTGAGGAATACCAGCCTCAAGAAAATCCTGGAg ACGGGTGCCTGGGCGTGTACTGCGGCGCCGGCAGGATGTGCGTGGTCAATGACAACGGAGACGGGGAGTGTGCGTGCATCAATGCCTGCGACATGGAGGATGACGCGCGACGCAGG gtGTGCAGTAACTACAACGAGACGTGGATGTCTGACTGCGAACTGTACAGGCAGCGGTGtctgtgtgaggaggaggacccGAGCTGCCTCGACCCAGAGAACAGACACGTCCACATTGAGTACTACGGGGAGTGTCAGCAGATGCCG GAGTGCGTTGATGAGGAACTGGAGGATTTCCCGAGGCGTATGAGTGAGTGGCTGTTCCACATCATGAGGGACATGGCGGAGAGACACACCCTCAGCGAGCACTACGTCAGgctggagagggaggcagaggaggaccCCAAGAAGCAATGGTCCTATGCCGTTGTGTGGAAGTGGTGTGAACTTGACTCCCACCCCAAGGACAA GACTGTGTCGCGGCACGAGCTGTTCCCCATCAGGGCTCCTCTCTACACCCTGGAGAACTGCGTGGCCACCTTCCTGGACTCCTGCGACACCAATGATGACCACGCCATCACCCTGAGGGAGTGGGCCACGTGCACCAAGCTATCTGAG GATGACCTGGAGAAGTTCGAGAACTTCTGCGAGGGCATGCGTGAGGAGTAA
- the LOC135113731 gene encoding D-amino-acid oxidase-like isoform X2, which produces MAQAGSGVRVAVVGAGVVGLTTATLIQEALPGASVTVIADKFGQETTSDGAAGIFRPGLQFRGDDEKLTRKWLADSYAYYKKLLEVKGTAETGVKKLSGYHFSNDYPNIVWNALLKPLLEEYRPCTEEELRAHGFKYGTFSTTLLTECRSYLPYLTRMFTERGGKLLRHHLDSLEELVGHFDIVCNCSGFGAKELCLDITVTPIRGQIFKVKAPWIKNFYYVDYDMYILPGLEAVTLGGTRNFDSYNAKVDKHDSTAIWERCVQAVPSIKDAEVLREWVGWRPYRPFVRVEKENMSFPSGKTLKVVHNYGHGGYGVMTAPGTSMHAVKLMLEMLPRQSKL; this is translated from the exons ATGGCACAGGCTGGCTCCGGAGTGCGGGTGGCGGTGGTCGGGGCGGGCGTGGTGGGCCTTACTACCGCCACGCTGATTCAGGAGGCGCTGCCGGGAGCCTCCGTCACCGTCATCGCGGACAAGTTCGGCCAGGAGACAACGAGTGACGGCGCGGCAGGCATATTCCGCCCCGGCCTGCAGTTCCGAGGGGACGACGAGAAGCTGACGCG GAAGTGGTTGGCAGATTCCTACGCTTACTACAAGAAACTCCTCGAGGTGAAGGGTACAGCAGAGACAGGCGTGAAGAAGCTATCCGGGTATCACTTCTCCAACGACTACCCCAATATTGTGTGG AATGCCCTGCTGAAGCCCCTGCTGGAAGAGTACCGGCCATGCACTGAGGAGGAATTGAGGGCGCACGGCTTTAAGTACGGGACCTTCTCAACAACACTGCTGACTGAGTGCCGCTCCTACCTGCCCTACCTGACCCGCAt GTTCACGGAGCGCGGCGGCAAGCTACTGAGGCACCACCTGGACAGTCTGGAGGAGCTGGTGGGCCACTTCGACATCGTGTGCAACTGTTCGGGCTTTGGCGCCAAGGAACTCTGCTTGGACATTACCGTGACCCCCATCAGAGGCCAGATCTTCAAG GTGAAAGCTCCCTGGATCAAGAACTTCTATTACGTGGATTATGACATGTACATTCTCCCGGGCCTGGAAGCCGTCACCCTGGGAGGCACGAGGAACTTCGACAGTTACAATGCCAAGGTGGACAAACACGACTCGACGGCAATATGGGAGCGCTGTGTCCAAGCAGTCCCCTCTATCAAGGACGCTGAG GTCCTGCGGGAGTGGGTTGGGTGGCGACCCTACCGCCCCTTCGTCAgggtggagaaggaaaacatgagCTTCCCTAGTGGCAAGACCCtcaag GTGGTGCACAACTACGGCCACGGCGGGTACGGGGTGATGACGGCCCCGGGCACATCCATGCACGCCGTCAAGCTGATGCTGGAGATGCTACCAAGACAGTCCAAGCTATAA